A single region of the Thermoplasmata archaeon genome encodes:
- the lysS gene encoding lysine--tRNA ligase — MHWADVIAQEVADTCEHPLIATGISPTGIIHVGSLREAITGESIRSAVASKGKDVRLIYLIDSFDPLRKRYEFLPEEYEKYVGMPICMIPCPCGKHNNYAHHFIQPFLDAVDSLEVHCEIVWTHELYAKGEFAKWIDMTITKRPEVIQIIHEVTGKDADPNFSPYDPLCPDCGRFCKANFDTYEFPYLEYSCKCGSHGKVDIRKMEGKLKWRLEWPAKWMIFGTSAEPFGKDHAAAGGSYDSGKRLVSEIFGGKAPYPIPYEFVQLKSGGQIVQMHKSLGSAVTGLDAINMTPPEVLNYLFLRSQPNRAIDYDYGMGLLDMVDEYDRMERAYFANEFTEAEENNVAAYVIAQHNHVPEKLPMQISYRHLVNVVQMTKDFDGVIEVLGRTEDMSKATDFDLKRLHVRVDCIRFWLANFAPENVKFSIQESVPADIALSADEKGYFKTLAEKLKTIGWNADEINSAVTEVAKDGIGNKGAFKAMYKILIGKNMGPRLGPFLASMDRQFVLDRLKQASQ, encoded by the coding sequence ATGCATTGGGCAGATGTAATCGCACAGGAAGTAGCAGATACATGCGAGCACCCGTTGATCGCAACAGGTATCAGTCCTACCGGAATCATACATGTCGGAAGTCTCAGAGAAGCGATCACAGGAGAATCGATCCGCAGCGCAGTCGCATCCAAGGGAAAGGATGTCAGGCTCATCTACTTGATCGATTCGTTCGATCCCCTCAGGAAGAGGTATGAGTTCCTCCCCGAGGAGTACGAGAAGTATGTCGGTATGCCTATCTGCATGATCCCCTGTCCTTGCGGCAAGCATAACAACTATGCCCATCACTTCATCCAACCTTTCTTGGATGCGGTCGATTCCCTGGAGGTCCACTGCGAGATCGTATGGACCCATGAGCTCTATGCCAAAGGGGAGTTCGCCAAGTGGATCGACATGACAATCACCAAAAGGCCCGAGGTCATCCAGATCATCCATGAGGTTACAGGAAAGGACGCAGATCCCAATTTCTCGCCTTACGATCCGCTCTGCCCAGATTGCGGACGCTTCTGCAAAGCAAACTTCGACACCTATGAGTTCCCGTACCTCGAGTACAGCTGTAAGTGCGGTTCCCACGGAAAGGTCGACATTAGGAAGATGGAGGGAAAGCTCAAATGGAGGCTCGAGTGGCCTGCCAAGTGGATGATCTTCGGAACATCCGCGGAACCATTCGGAAAGGACCATGCGGCGGCCGGAGGATCCTACGATTCCGGAAAGAGGCTCGTATCCGAGATCTTCGGAGGAAAGGCACCCTATCCGATCCCCTACGAGTTCGTCCAGCTCAAGTCCGGCGGACAGATCGTGCAGATGCACAAGTCCCTCGGAAGTGCGGTCACAGGTCTTGACGCCATCAACATGACTCCTCCAGAGGTTCTCAACTACCTGTTCCTCAGGTCGCAGCCCAACAGAGCTATCGATTACGATTACGGAATGGGGCTCCTCGACATGGTCGATGAGTACGACAGGATGGAGAGGGCATACTTCGCGAACGAGTTCACAGAGGCGGAGGAGAACAACGTCGCCGCCTATGTCATCGCACAGCACAACCATGTTCCCGAGAAGCTCCCGATGCAGATATCCTACAGGCATCTGGTCAATGTCGTCCAGATGACCAAGGACTTCGATGGAGTGATCGAGGTCCTCGGAAGGACCGAGGACATGTCCAAAGCGACTGATTTCGATCTCAAGAGACTCCACGTCAGGGTAGACTGCATAAGGTTCTGGCTGGCCAATTTCGCACCCGAGAATGTGAAGTTCTCCATTCAGGAATCCGTTCCTGCCGACATAGCGCTCAGCGCGGACGAGAAGGGATACTTCAAGACCCTTGCGGAGAAACTGAAGACGATCGGATGGAACGCTGACGAGATCAATTCAGCCGTAACGGAAGTTGCCAAGGACGGAATTGGGAACAAGGGCGCATTCAAGGCCATGTACAAGATCCTCATCGGAAAGAACATGGGCCCCAGACTCGGACCGTTCCTGGCTAGCATGGACAGGCAGTTCGTCCTCGACAGGCTCAAGCAAGCGTCTCAGTGA
- a CDS encoding HD domain-containing protein yields MSALNAHILYLLFDSANMHRWNDHLRPVDLTEMDKQAHKAAISWVLGKFEEKAGNDVDWRRLIEHQMFSFIQRSVLTDLKPQVFHKISQERRDEVNAFVTSEFDRLIPDSDEDFRTRFIEYLGKDYKSREDDIIRAAHYLATRWEFNLIYDSNRSLYGIDITREEIDEQIDQHKDLAGIKEITTERSTTFNFIDLIGQLRFQQRWARTPRIPKTTVLGHSLMVADSIYLHDLDSKASDRQIYNDYYTALFHDLPEVLTKDVITPIKVNVSGLAAVLEDYERDLVEEKIIPLIDSDWHDEFRFMVLDPFTDVEDGRFGTRNGYDIKTCDNLAAYMEAHISICYGVSSATLRDGEHDIRVKLLGRKKGIDTAKIISDLDTMHI; encoded by the coding sequence ATGTCAGCTCTGAACGCCCATATCCTTTACCTCCTCTTCGATTCTGCCAACATGCACAGGTGGAACGATCACCTTAGGCCGGTAGACCTGACGGAGATGGACAAGCAGGCCCATAAGGCGGCCATCTCATGGGTTCTTGGAAAGTTCGAGGAGAAGGCCGGAAACGATGTTGATTGGCGCAGGCTCATCGAGCACCAGATGTTCTCGTTCATCCAGCGTTCGGTGCTTACCGACCTGAAACCGCAGGTCTTCCACAAGATCTCCCAGGAGAGAAGGGATGAGGTCAACGCATTCGTGACTTCGGAGTTCGACAGGCTCATCCCGGACTCGGACGAGGATTTCAGGACCAGATTCATCGAGTATCTCGGAAAGGACTACAAGTCCCGTGAGGACGACATCATACGTGCCGCCCATTATCTGGCCACCCGTTGGGAGTTCAACCTCATCTATGATTCCAACAGGTCCCTGTACGGTATCGACATAACCCGCGAGGAGATCGATGAACAGATCGACCAGCACAAGGACCTCGCAGGTATCAAGGAGATCACCACGGAAAGGAGCACCACATTCAATTTCATCGATCTTATAGGCCAGCTAAGATTCCAGCAGCGCTGGGCAAGGACCCCGCGCATACCAAAGACCACTGTGCTCGGGCATTCCCTGATGGTGGCAGATTCCATATACCTTCACGATCTGGATTCCAAAGCATCGGATAGGCAGATCTACAACGATTACTATACCGCGCTCTTCCACGATCTCCCGGAGGTGCTGACAAAGGACGTGATCACACCCATCAAGGTGAACGTATCAGGTCTGGCAGCCGTGCTGGAGGATTATGAGCGCGACCTGGTCGAGGAGAAGATCATCCCTCTCATCGACAGCGATTGGCATGACGAGTTCAGATTCATGGTCCTCGATCCGTTCACTGATGTGGAGGACGGAAGGTTCGGTACCCGCAACGGTTACGACATCAAGACCTGCGACAACCTGGCAGCATACATGGAAGCGCACATCTCCATCTGCTACGGGGTAAGTTCGGCCACACTCAGGGACGGAGAGCACGATATACGCGTGAAGCTCCTGGGAAGGAAGAAAGGCATCGATACGGCGAAGATCATCAGCGATCTCGATACGATGCATATTTGA
- a CDS encoding flavin reductase family protein, whose amino-acid sequence MRKDYGAKPCIYPEPVLIIATYNEDGTPNAMNAAWGGIHEDTEIGLCLSPEHKTVKNILARKAFTVSFATVEALVGSDYVGIVSGNDVKDKFSKAGFTAVKSEKVDAPMIKEMPICLECTLKSYTESNCECIGDIVNLSIDDSILTDGKVDLKKYHPIIYDGLNHDYLAFGDKVGNAFNDGKKLK is encoded by the coding sequence ATGAGGAAAGATTACGGAGCAAAACCCTGCATCTACCCTGAGCCTGTCCTTATCATCGCCACCTACAACGAGGATGGGACACCCAATGCCATGAATGCTGCCTGGGGAGGCATACACGAAGATACCGAGATCGGCCTTTGTCTGTCCCCTGAGCATAAGACCGTGAAGAACATCCTGGCCCGCAAAGCCTTCACTGTGAGCTTCGCCACCGTTGAGGCCCTGGTTGGATCCGATTATGTCGGAATCGTCTCAGGCAACGATGTGAAGGACAAGTTCTCCAAGGCGGGATTCACTGCCGTGAAGAGCGAGAAGGTGGATGCCCCTATGATCAAGGAGATGCCCATCTGTCTCGAGTGCACTCTGAAGAGCTATACAGAATCCAATTGCGAATGTATCGGAGATATCGTGAACCTCAGCATCGACGATTCAATCCTTACTGACGGAAAAGTCGATTTGAAGAAGTATCATCCGATCATATACGACGGACTTAACCATGACTATCTTGCGTTCGGCGATAAGGTAGGCAACGCGTTCAACGACGGAAAGAAACTCAAATGA
- the serS gene encoding serine--tRNA ligase — translation MLDVNVIRSNPDMIRTMIRNRNRDESILDRFLEADSEWRALTDENNRLRKTRNDVSLEISKMPKGEEKDAKIAEMRGVGDKIKANDDRMAELEEIRQDCVLNIPNIPHESVPIGKDDTENVVVYEAGEKRKFDFKPKEHWELAEELDIIDFDRGTKVAGSGFYVMKGDGARLERALINYFLDVHKDQGYTELVVPAVINKAAVIGTGQYPNLKDDMYYLAKDDMYLNPTAEVPITNLLQDEILDKSQLPIYYTANLTSYRREVGKHADTKGIIRVHEFRKTEMVNFVEPSKSYERLEELRKNAEDLINGLQLPYRVLLLCTGDMSFSCSKCYDLELYAPGKDAWLEASSCSNFTDFQARRARIKYRPEPHLKSEFVHTLNGSGLALPRTIVAIMENYQNKDGTITIPEVLRPYMRGQEVIDKRH, via the coding sequence ATGCTAGATGTCAACGTGATCAGATCGAACCCCGACATGATCAGGACGATGATTAGGAACAGGAACAGGGACGAATCCATACTGGACAGATTCCTGGAGGCCGATTCCGAGTGGAGAGCGCTCACGGACGAGAACAACCGTCTCAGGAAGACCAGGAACGACGTCTCCCTGGAGATCTCCAAGATGCCCAAGGGTGAGGAGAAGGACGCCAAGATCGCAGAGATGCGCGGCGTAGGTGACAAGATCAAAGCGAACGACGACAGGATGGCCGAGCTCGAGGAGATCAGGCAGGACTGCGTCCTCAACATCCCCAACATCCCTCACGAGTCCGTTCCTATCGGAAAGGATGACACCGAGAACGTTGTCGTCTACGAGGCAGGAGAGAAGAGGAAGTTCGACTTCAAGCCCAAAGAGCACTGGGAGCTCGCAGAGGAACTCGACATCATCGATTTCGACAGAGGCACCAAGGTCGCTGGAAGCGGATTCTACGTCATGAAGGGCGACGGAGCAAGGCTCGAGCGTGCGCTCATCAACTACTTCCTCGACGTTCACAAAGATCAGGGATACACGGAGCTCGTTGTCCCCGCGGTCATCAACAAGGCCGCGGTCATCGGAACCGGACAGTACCCCAACCTGAAGGACGACATGTACTACCTCGCAAAGGATGACATGTACCTCAACCCCACAGCGGAAGTACCTATCACCAACCTTCTCCAGGACGAGATACTCGACAAGTCGCAGCTTCCCATATATTACACCGCGAACCTCACATCCTACAGGCGCGAAGTGGGAAAGCACGCCGACACGAAGGGAATCATCCGTGTCCACGAGTTCAGGAAGACCGAGATGGTCAACTTCGTCGAACCCAGCAAGTCATACGAGAGGCTCGAGGAGCTCAGGAAGAACGCAGAGGACCTCATCAACGGCCTTCAGCTCCCTTACAGAGTGCTACTCCTGTGCACAGGGGACATGAGCTTCTCATGCTCCAAGTGCTACGACCTTGAACTCTATGCACCCGGAAAGGATGCATGGCTCGAGGCATCCTCATGCTCCAACTTCACCGACTTCCAGGCAAGGAGGGCAAGGATCAAGTACAGGCCAGAGCCTCACCTTAAGAGTGAATTCGTCCACACCCTCAACGGTTCCGGACTTGCACTCCCAAGGACCATCGTCGCTATTATGGAGAACTACCAGAACAAGGACGGTACAATCACCATCCCTGAAGTCCTGAGACCCTACATGAGGGGACAGGAAGTCATCGATAAAAGACACTAA
- a CDS encoding YhbY family RNA-binding protein, which yields MTEKDARKELMRRANEINPTVHVGKDGLDQGLFDEITVQLKKNRLIKVKVLSNSEDGAKDAAAAIEENTGAVIVDVRGGVIVVTDKRTWTSLSQKKF from the coding sequence ATGACGGAGAAAGATGCCAGGAAGGAACTCATGAGGCGTGCCAACGAGATCAACCCCACAGTGCATGTGGGGAAGGACGGTCTCGACCAGGGGCTCTTCGACGAGATAACGGTCCAGCTCAAGAAGAACCGTCTGATAAAAGTCAAGGTACTGTCCAATTCCGAGGACGGAGCGAAGGACGCAGCAGCCGCAATAGAAGAGAACACTGGTGCTGTCATCGTGGATGTCCGCGGAGGAGTCATTGTCGTCACCGACAAGAGAACATGGACCTCACTCTCCCAAAAGAAATTCTGA
- a CDS encoding ribonuclease P protein component 4: protein MSRHLPNATIHEIGADRIDKLLTMSEEAVRNGREDRARRYVDIALAISGKTRVRMPKEKRFCKNCHLPMMPGVNCTVRLSNHRVCMRCNVCGEVRRYPYIREQRT from the coding sequence ATGTCACGCCATCTGCCGAACGCTACAATCCACGAGATCGGAGCGGACCGTATCGACAAACTGCTGACCATGTCCGAGGAAGCCGTCAGGAACGGCAGGGAGGACAGGGCCAGAAGATACGTCGATATCGCCTTGGCAATAAGCGGGAAGACACGCGTCAGGATGCCCAAGGAAAAGAGGTTCTGCAAGAACTGCCACCTCCCGATGATGCCTGGAGTCAACTGCACTGTCAGGCTGTCGAACCACAGGGTATGCATGAGATGCAATGTGTGCGGCGAAGTACGGCGCTATCCGTACATCAGGGAGCAGAGAACATGA
- a CDS encoding 50S ribosomal protein L16, producing the protein MVRKPASMYRQIKGQAYTRREYMGGVPASRVSQYEMGNTRQEFPVTLTLKVKNRVQVRHTSIEAGRIAANKVLTSQAGVANYHMTVRAYPHIVLRENKLATGAGADRVSSGMRQGFGKAVGTAARLERNQAILTVRVNPDKVDVAKDALWRASMKFPSPCYVDVEQGKEFVN; encoded by the coding sequence ATGGTAAGAAAGCCAGCATCGATGTACAGACAGATCAAAGGGCAGGCATACACTCGCCGCGAATACATGGGAGGAGTGCCCGCCAGCCGTGTCAGCCAGTATGAGATGGGAAACACCAGGCAGGAGTTCCCCGTCACACTCACATTGAAAGTCAAGAACCGTGTCCAGGTAAGGCACACCTCAATCGAGGCAGGCCGTATCGCAGCCAACAAGGTTCTCACCTCCCAGGCAGGAGTCGCCAACTACCACATGACGGTCAGGGCGTACCCCCACATCGTCCTCAGGGAGAACAAGCTCGCAACCGGCGCAGGAGCAGACCGTGTTTCGAGTGGAATGCGTCAGGGATTCGGAAAGGCGGTCGGAACAGCTGCAAGGCTCGAGCGCAACCAGGCAATCCTGACGGTCAGGGTCAACCCTGATAAGGTCGATGTTGCGAAGGACGCTCTCTGGAGAGCATCCATGAAATTCCCCTCCCCTTGCTACGTAGACGTAGAGCAGGGAAAGGAATTCGTAAACTGA
- the dph2 gene encoding diphthamide biosynthesis enzyme Dph2: MFDFQLDNIVAWIRDGGYTSVALQLPEGLKIRATEISDYLTEKTGVETLIVGLPCYGACDLYDYRGKTDALVHFGHSPIPSQGDDPNVLYIETRSDADVDGSILGLLSGLPERIGMLATIQYLDLIPKVKSILEKSGRKVFVGTGDRRIAYPGQVLGCNGSSAEAVLDDVDAFLFIGEGDFHPLAAAFGIKKDVIVLNPVTSEVRSMAEVRDRILRKRFAAIQTAKNAQSFLVIVCSKVGQNRSEEADRAIEKIRSHGLKAYKAILEEITPLSLLSYRVDAYVNTACPRVAMDDSAKYDHPMITLTELDIVLGDREWADYEFDQIRPGC; the protein is encoded by the coding sequence ATGTTCGATTTCCAACTGGACAACATCGTTGCATGGATTCGCGACGGGGGTTACACCTCCGTCGCCCTCCAATTGCCCGAGGGTCTTAAGATCCGGGCAACAGAAATTTCTGATTATCTAACTGAAAAGACCGGTGTCGAGACGCTTATCGTCGGTCTCCCCTGTTACGGTGCATGCGATCTGTACGACTACAGGGGAAAAACTGACGCTTTGGTGCATTTCGGCCACTCGCCCATCCCCTCGCAAGGGGATGACCCGAATGTTTTGTACATCGAAACCCGCTCCGATGCGGATGTCGATGGTAGTATACTAGGCCTTCTGAGCGGTCTGCCTGAAAGGATAGGTATGCTGGCGACCATCCAATATCTCGATCTCATCCCCAAGGTAAAGTCCATCCTGGAGAAATCCGGCAGGAAGGTCTTCGTGGGTACCGGGGACAGGCGCATCGCATATCCCGGACAGGTCCTTGGATGCAACGGCAGTTCGGCCGAGGCTGTGTTGGACGATGTTGATGCATTCCTCTTCATAGGCGAAGGGGATTTCCATCCTCTTGCGGCAGCATTCGGCATCAAGAAGGACGTTATCGTTCTGAATCCCGTTACATCGGAGGTCAGGAGTATGGCCGAGGTCCGTGACAGGATACTCAGGAAGAGGTTCGCTGCAATTCAAACTGCCAAGAATGCACAGAGTTTTCTTGTCATAGTCTGCAGTAAGGTCGGCCAGAACAGGTCTGAAGAAGCAGATAGAGCTATAGAGAAGATAAGGTCCCACGGTCTGAAGGCATACAAGGCGATTCTGGAAGAGATAACCCCCCTTTCGCTCTTGTCATATCGCGTGGATGCTTATGTGAACACTGCATGTCCGCGTGTGGCCATGGATGATTCCGCAAAATACGATCATCCGATGATCACCCTTACGGAACTCGATATAGTTCTGGGCGACAGGGAATGGGCCGATTACGAGTTCGATCAGATAAGGCCCGGGTGCTGA
- a CDS encoding methanogen marker protein 4, whose amino-acid sequence MFNTEALLSSEFPKVRVGIGRGTDAGNVEKSVEAMKQYDVTVYDEPEVLIDDLVAGKIDAAIRGDMSSSVLLPIVKQKFGLKALERIVFMELLNGKMIIMAPVGIDEGWSDEQRTELARQCVKMAKRIGLGTKIAVMSGGRCEDRGRCKAVDTSIDSALNIVKTLKSEGYDAYHCQILIEDAVNNADILIAPQGIVGNIIFRTLHFIGGAKALGAPIVNMDKVFIDTSRVKTDYTDSIALAMRLTEE is encoded by the coding sequence ATGTTCAACACAGAGGCTCTCCTCTCGAGTGAATTCCCGAAGGTACGCGTAGGTATCGGACGCGGTACAGACGCAGGGAATGTGGAGAAGAGCGTTGAGGCCATGAAACAGTATGATGTGACCGTCTACGATGAGCCCGAGGTTCTCATTGATGATCTGGTCGCCGGAAAAATCGATGCCGCGATCCGTGGCGATATGTCATCTTCAGTACTTCTTCCGATAGTGAAACAGAAGTTCGGTCTGAAAGCCTTGGAAAGGATAGTCTTCATGGAGCTGCTCAACGGAAAGATGATCATCATGGCGCCCGTGGGTATCGACGAGGGTTGGTCCGACGAACAGAGGACAGAACTCGCCAGACAGTGCGTCAAGATGGCCAAGAGGATCGGTCTCGGAACCAAGATCGCCGTCATGTCCGGAGGAAGATGCGAGGACAGAGGAAGGTGCAAGGCTGTGGATACATCAATCGACAGTGCGCTGAACATCGTCAAGACACTCAAATCAGAGGGGTACGACGCATACCACTGCCAGATCCTGATCGAGGATGCCGTCAACAATGCGGACATACTCATCGCACCTCAGGGAATAGTCGGCAACATCATATTCAGAACGCTCCACTTCATCGGCGGGGCAAAGGCGCTCGGTGCGCCCATAGTCAACATGGACAAGGTCTTCATAGACACTTCCAGAGTGAAGACAGATTATACGGATTCGATCGCTTTGGCGATGAGACTTACGGAGGAATGA
- a CDS encoding 6-pyruvoyl tetrahydropterin synthase family protein yields the protein MYLEIDGGYGGIRFSACHFIPRHEKCSRLHGHSYIVRLRLEGDIGKEGMIMDFVVLKKKLKEIIEEVDHKTLLPTKSEDVKLTVTEESVEAICDGKRYVFPRMDVTLLDIPTTTAEEMSKMMAERMVKELELPPNVKSLSIGLDEERGQTAWYQVVL from the coding sequence ATGTATCTAGAGATCGACGGAGGTTATGGAGGGATCAGATTCTCCGCATGCCACTTCATACCTAGGCACGAGAAGTGCTCAAGACTCCACGGACACTCCTATATCGTCCGCCTCAGACTCGAGGGAGATATCGGCAAGGAAGGGATGATAATGGATTTCGTCGTCCTGAAGAAGAAGCTCAAGGAGATCATCGAAGAGGTAGACCACAAGACACTCCTGCCCACCAAATCAGAGGATGTCAAACTGACGGTCACCGAGGAATCCGTAGAGGCCATCTGCGATGGGAAGAGATATGTATTCCCCAGAATGGACGTCACTTTGCTCGACATCCCCACCACTACGGCCGAGGAAATGTCCAAGATGATGGCGGAGCGCATGGTCAAGGAACTGGAATTGCCTCCTAACGTTAAATCGCTCTCCATCGGTCTGGATGAAGAACGCGGACAGACCGCCTGGTATCAAGTGGTGCTCTGA